GTCGCTATTATGAAACTTATGGtatccaaattttttttttcttcatatctgGTCACTTTCTTAAAGTTAATTAATCCCTTTTTCACATAAACACGCATCTACTTCTTATTCGGATATCGTAATATTAACCATATTATTCTTAAActgtattttctttaattgcaaagaataaaatttggaTTTTCCTAGTTAATTGTTGTTACTAGCAGGATACTTGAAAGGACACCTACGTGTTACCATTTTATTTCCGGtaaaagtaaaggaagaaattaaaataaaaaaaagaattacctatattcgtttctttctgcACCAACGAGTTTTCCATTACCGTTTTAACTTCCAATACTTAGAGCAAGTCCATTTGGTGGTCTATAACTATCGCGATTGCTAAATCAACATTCCTAACGAACGTTCGCTCTCCTATAGCACTCTTGGAGTTCGTCACGTGCGCGCATTCGCATCCAACATTCGTACCGGTAAATACAGCAAGGAAACCGGCAGACAAGATACCGATTCCACGATGGCAATCCCGTTTTACAGAGAGATATCGTGCGTTCGACCGTGCGAAGTTACGTTCACTGGCCCTCTACTGCAATACTTTTATACACCATGATCGTAGAAAAGTATTTAGTGCACTTTTGCGTGTATTGTGTCTCTTTCCTATACCATATTGAAAGATACGATCAAACGACTCTCAACTTTGCTTTCAAGGAATGTGATCCTAACGTGATAGGAAGTTGGTACATTACCTTGTTAAGTTACGCTTCAATAAATTCAAAGTcgttttaatgataataaatataattacgtgTAGTTTCATATACTGATGGTTCATCCAGTTTGGCAAGTTCGCCAAACGGCATTTCTTCGAAGCAATCCAGTTATCCTGATAACAAGGACGTCTTTCGTTAATGCACTTgattcttacattttttcaaatagatGTTTTATATCCGGTTATATAGATCGTAATCGTAATACGAGGATGATCGTAAATATCAAGTGaatttgttagaaatattatataaatacataatttgCATTTTAACTTACTGTTAcattttctcatatttctcTATTAATCGTTCTTCATCGATAGATCCTGAATGAATGATCCTGTATAGTCAGAGATCAagaacgtatacatatatgcagaAATTCCTATCGCTCTCGTGTAAGAGCGAACATGTTTCTGACGTTTtcatcgtatatacatagatatgtacgtattatcGTGCTTTTTCTCACGAGTAGTCTCGCCTTTCGTGGGatatacataggtacgtatgtataccTACCGGTGCAACCTCAGTATTGCGCGACGATGCTTGCGCGATGGTATTTGCGCGATGATAATTGTGCGATGATAATTGTGTTATGGGATTCACATGACCCGGTAATATGCGTGGATAAAaagtttcaataaaaatttttctacacATCATTCGCACGATCATTTCCATACAAAACTTGATAAACGatttaatctattattatctTGCTTCGATAATTTCACGATGcgattatatattagtatatttgTAACAAtagtgttattattatactatttaatttaattgacaTTTTAacacataatttttaatgttctTTTAGAAATACTTAGGaaacaaatattatgttagttattaagtaaatattaaagcGGAAACACATTATCATAATCTTGTTTTAATACTAAATGTTGTAATCCTTTAACGATATACATTTACGGATCAACGTCGTATCtgctttttatataatcagtaatattgcaaataatattgcatatatgtttaattaattaaaaaatataatagataattaaaaaatattgcacaTACCTGATTATACAATTTAAaaggaattattattattatcattattttatctagATAAGAACTATCGCGAATGTCCGATCTAAACTCGACaacattaatttaaatatgtatctcGCTACTTTTCACTTTGCCTTGTGGTCTCCGCGTGCACGCGACAATCCGTTCTGCACGTGACTTCGGCAAAACTCGAACAGCCGGAATGAATGAAGCAATACTCCTGTATAATTATGGATTATGGCTTTAAGTTCAGGGTTTTCTAGTATTTCGAAGTTATATCGTGGAATCTTCGAAATCTATTCGTTCCTGGTGTCAATGAACTTCGTTCGTAATAATCGGTATATTTTTAGTATATTCATGGGAAGTCTCTAGATCTCTAAGAACTAACATCTACCGTGATCCAACTGTCTTTGATCGCACGTGTGATTTCTCCAGCTTTCTAAAAGACCCATGAGAATCTACAAGAATCTacaaggaaatattttttataaatttgtaaattacGTCGACCAAAACTAATTATACCAGATAAACTATCATAATTAGATTTGTGTTAGATTAATGAATGACGATTAAGAAGCTGCTAAACCATAGCATTTTTAGACTCAATAATAATAGTCAACGTAATTCGTATCACGTTACATTCAATCGTGCTTGAATATTAATCGCTATCTATAAAGTGAGCTATCTCTCGAGGATAAATTTGAATAGCAATGAGAAATGAAATTCCATCGCCACCGTTATACGGTCATTTTCGTCGACTTTCAAGGTCAAGGAAGTCGACGAAACAGAGAAAtcctttttttcgaatttcaaagataaatttcattctttagCAAATTTTAATGACAGTagacttattttttttagataataatattttatgttttagaTTAGccgattaatatatttagaCGGATGACgtaaacaaaaacgaaaaaaaacaatgaaactGAGGCATCTAATATTCACAGTTTTCACTTATGGtaactataattaatatactttttttttcttataaacatttgttaatcgttacaatttttcttataacatttatatatacaacgtgttaaaatttattaattgtaacaacttttgttataaatattttataattcaatccgaaatttaatttaaaataagaaaagaaatttacttaTTCCAATAAATGCAAATGttcgaaagatttctttctataaattaCAAGTAAtttatcgtaagaaaaataaaaagaaaattccagTAGATAAAAGTCTTCATTttgaagtattttttattaagacaagattttttttatatcaatttatattaagatgataatcacacacacacacacatatatatatatatatatatatatatatatatatatatatgttatttcattctaaaaaatttcatcagcttactaatataaattatgtaaaaatatttatacatagattgttcgttcgtttttagtTTTTGTCTATTCAGGACAAATTTATAGCGTTAATTCGGTGGATCCTGCAGCTGTAAAGAATGATTTTACGACACAGACAGTTTATGGATTCTTGGATTTTACAACAACGATTGGAAATACAGTTATGGTATTCAGCCCTCAAAGTTCTCCACCAGGTTAATACTACGATAGTAAATTAGCTATATTAGTTATCATAACTTTGACATTATTGTTGCAATCATGGATCTTTgtagagggagaaaaaacgaaaagtacTGGACCAGCGATACAAACAAAACCTGCCGAGAAAAAACCTATTCCAGATATTCAACCAAGTAAAACCCATAAGCCAAATAATCAAGGAGAAACTAAAAAGCAAGCACAGAAAAGCTCGAAAGTTGTAGTCAATTCTGTGGTCCAGCAAAATATTATCAGTTCATCCgaagataaacaaaaacaaataatcaAAAGTGACGTGGTAAGCGaatcaattttaatgaaacttaatgtgaaatattaaaaacataaaataatattacatcgtAGAGCTCGCATACTCCTGTAAAAGCCACTACGGTAAATCCTGTTACTTCTTCCGTCGTTCAAGTCCAATCAAAGGAGGAGATTCTAggagtaaaaaataatcttgctGAACCTGAATACGACTATTTATCAAAACAGCCAACTGAAGTCATCGATGAAACGTACAAGGTATATACCTCTACTTCATTAGCATATTTCTACCATTTGCTTTTCTctgataattaatcttttgagttattatatatgtatgtatatatgatatcaCACATTTTAGTTGATAAATCTGAAACCTTCGAGTAAAATCGCTTCGAAACCAAGATCTGCGGcacgaagggaaaaagaaaatccaacTGGGCTGGTAACTAAGCTCGGTGGTACGATTGTTAAAGACGGATTAACGACGGTTCATGAGACAAGTGTAATTGGCACGTACATCAATGGAAAGTACGCGCAAGTTTTACAAAGTTCCTCGCGTATTATCGTCGGGACATCCTCGAATTTGGAGGGCAAAATACGACCATCGAATACTCTCAGAATATTAAAGACGATTGGTCCACAACATGGAAAGTTAAAGCCACAGTTGGAGCCTACGCCGACAAGTCAACAAGAAGAATCATCCTTGCCATTGGAAATTCTATTCAGTGCACCGGCAGGTTGTTTGTCTCCATTacaaacgtataaataaatgatagaatTACTAACTTGCCTTGGACGAGTTGAAAAACTataaaatgcattttttttttttttttataacaggTTCTTCCGTACGAACAACTCGAAGACATTCGAGTGCCAACGCTAACCGTCCGAAATATCGTAGTAAAACTTCAGAAGATTATGATAATGCTGAGGTTCAACCGAGAACATCTACAAAACAACGCGCTACCACGGCACGACCAAATtacaagtatataaataaattatacgattGATCGttagagaataataaaatttattttgtaaatgtcACGTTACGTAGATCTTTCCAATCATTGGGAAACTCAAGACCTTTCTCTTGAGcacgtttattttatattatagaaatcgTGTTCAGAACGAAGGGAAGTCATCAACCACGACACAGGAACCACAAACAACCCGTCGTCGTACCAGCTTCAGACCAAGCAATCAGGCAAATTCCTCCTCGAGGCAAACCAATAAACAAAAGAATCAACAGccacagcaacagcaacagatAACGTCAACTAGTCCCTTACCTAAATTGAAACTTCCAAGAACTCAGGGTCGATGGTCATATAAAACTACTCCTAAACCAAGAATCGCGATTCGCAAGCAAGTCGATGAGGATGATTTACGTGTATCGACCGAAACGATTATAACTGAACAAGCATCAACGCCAGGCGATGATAAAGCTAGTAGTAGTACTTCTGTTGGAGTTGTTACAACGACAACTACAGCTATAACTTCTAATGGTCAACGGAAAACTCCAGAAACGTCATTATCCAACGAAGAACTCGATCCAAGCGAATCGGAAGATGTACCTAACGTTAGTGTACAGGATCAGATACAGGCGGATCAAACTTTACCGATAGAAACTCTTAATGTTGAGATTTCAACTGCCGCTAATCTCAATGacgtttattttgaaattgctACGATTAAATCTCCTTATACGTTCCAGGTAAactcgatttaattaaaaacaaatgatGATTTAATTATGTGACATgatatacaaaatatcattaaaatcatattcttttcttttaggtGGGAACTTTACGAAACACACGTTACATAACGGTTACGTCTACAATGAAGAAGTCGTTTGCAGTACCTGAACCTACGAGTACTTTGCCAATGACGGAACCTCTGACTGAGAACATCTTGGCAAATACAGGAGCGGCTTACGAAACGAGTCTACCGCTTGATTCTTCCGTAGCTACTCTTCCAGCGATATCTTTAGATCCTGGTCAAGTAACACCACCCTTAGAAACGCTTACGGAAACATTTTCGACTACTCAAACTCTCTTGAAAACTCATTTGTTACCGGTGATACACGATGGCAATACTACAAGGTTGACTCTCGTTCAGACCTACAATATAGCTCGATCGGTCACTGCTACGAAAACTCTACCACCAATggaaatttatcaatttattccTAGTAAAACATTGAATGAATTCAATTCGAAACTGGAGGAGGCTGGAAGCGAGCTTCATTTGGAATTAGACTTCGGTGACGAGGACAGAGACGATGAAGATATCCCTAAAAGAATCGTAGCACCTAGTAGCGATGTGTATTCCGAATTAGATCTCTTTAGGTCGGTGACACCTACAAAGGTAAAATCAGACACGCCTACTACCAGTTCAGCCGAACCACAACTTTCTCTCGAGCAAGCGCAGCAACTTGCTTTGCTCAAATATTTCGGGCAACCTCAACAGCAAGTAATCACGACTTCGAGACCCATCGTAGTACTTGAAACCGTTTACGAATCTCACGTAATACCGATAGTTAATAACGGGAATACGCATTATTCGACCTTATCCAGGCCGGTAGCTACCGTACCAAGGACATCCTACGAATACTCGACATCTACCATTCCGCCTGTTCTTCCACCTCCAATACCTCAGGTACCACTTTTCCCACAACAACAACCCCAATTTACAGTCACAAGCGCACCACTCGTCACGCAAACTTTAGTGACCGTTTCGGACTCAAGAGTGCTCAAACTAACATTCGGAGCAAAAACAGCATACACCACATTGTTCTCTACTAAAGTAGTACCGACAGAACTTACGACATACGTGACGAGTACCATACCTCTACAACCAACCATTCCAGCTTTTCCTGGTTATTATCCTCCACCAGTTGGTTACCCTCCTTTCCCTTACGTAGGATAATAATCCTTGTTTCGTTCTATGGAATTCTTGCACAGGAGGAAGCTTAAATTACACTTTGGTTATGTAGATGCATGCTGAATGAGAATTTTTCTAGTACttatctaaataatttttcaactaGCATTCATCTACTACCTCAGACAAAGGTGCTACAAAATATAAGCTTCCTGAAAATTGGACGAATTATAAACGAGTTACgaacaaataatttctctcgGCCCAACATTTCgtatttaatatgaaaatattgtcTCATTTATTCGGTAGTATTGTTTGAGAAAAAACAATGCATGTTTATATCGtaaatttaacgatttaaCTATTCTTCAAACATAACCATATCGAATATTTGtcaaaatgtttatttatatgtttgaTGAAATTTGAttggaattaaaaagaagattattaaGAAGATGGGTCtaggaagaaacaaagagaacgatcatgaaaaaagaattagtcAGATCATGGATAAATATTGTAGATGAGtacaaaaacgaagaaatgatTTAACATTCTTCTTATCGATATCAGGTATTAAGAGAAATcgtgtataattaaataacacgCATATACCATTTTATGACCTGTTGgcagaaaaacaaatttttgtaaataagttattagatatattatattatctctcgtgtattattatatgtatgtattacgaattttgtaaataaagttTTAAAAGCTCTTACGATCTTCCTcttagtataattattttttcatcaacATTTCTGTTAATATATTCgaatgattaaattaattgcgtgaataaaatttgtaatacaaACGTAATGAGATTTTAAGATTGTTCTATCAATTGATATTGAGTAGCCAATGTAAACCTTCAACGCTCTACTACGTACGACAAAAATGATCCAGGATTGGTTGATTTCTAGAGTATTCTATAATACCCAATATAAGACATCTTTCATGAAaagatattcttaaaaaaaagatgtagcAAAGAAATTtggttatatataaaacatgaaTGTACATATGATCCatgaaataaatacattttcataaatatatcatttattctttACTTTTGTAACTGCTGTTTTCATGTACTTCATATACTTATACTTGCAAGATAAAGATACaggaaatgtaaaaaaatattcacaagaAGGATCATATTgatgagtaaaaaaaaaaataaagaaggtgAAGATCTCATGAaaaatgtttagaaaaaattgttcctttttatttacatttttctcgttattatCATGCTatgggaaaaaaatgaatttataattccAGGTGTTATTTAATTACCGGAAGTATAACTTCGTCTTATTTGCCGCCAAAGTCCACCGAAGGCTATGTGTGGATATTGTTTATAGTTTCATGTGCAGTTTTGCAATTTCATTAGAAACAAAGGTGAAATTCGTTCTATCAAGAAggattaaacaatattattaatctttaattaaacaatCTAATCAATAAGCAAGACTTTGGTTTGTTAATTCTTTTGAGAAAATCTACGATGGCTAAGGTACAACTAGCAAATGTAGCGGTTCTCGACAACCCTTCGCCGTTTCTGAATCCTTTTCAATTCGAAGTAACCTTTGAATGTATTGAAGATTTAAAAGAAGGTATTATTTACATGATATTTTACatgtttacattttttatatcgcgTCTTAGACTCGATTAATtcacataattatatttacaacctatgtttctttataacgTTAGGTTAGTTTCTTCATTTTGACAATACTTTTTTGAAGTATAATATCAAGTTCCATGTTTAACAAAATACATTAATTTCTAGTTTGATTACTGTATTAATGTCTTGGTTCAGAATCTTTGTACAATCTATatcatacttttatatttaaggcttgaaaatagattttatatcaataatattattgtagaTCTAGAATGGAAAATGATCTACGTTGGCAGTGCAGAATCAGAAGAATTCGATCAAGTCTTAGATACCATATATGTTGGACCAATTCCAGAAGGACGACATATGTTTGTTTTTCAggtaaatgttatatttaaatattttatttgtattattattatactatctattaattaatttttgtttaggCGGATCCTCCTGATGTAAGTAGAATTCCTGTGAATGACGCATTAGGTGTCACAGTAGTGCTCTTAACATGCTCCTATAGGGGCCATGAGTTTGTGCGTGTTGGCTATTTTATAAACAACGAGTATACAGATCCTGAACTTAGAGAAAATCCTCCACCGCAACCTCAGTTTGACAAAGtgcaaagaaatattttaggtGATAAACCACGTGTTACaagatttaaaattaattgggATGATGGTGCAAGTTCTACAGAAAATAGTGTACCGGAAGGTATGGAGGCTCCAAACTTAGAAGAAACATCACAAGATGCCCCAACATCTACATTAGGTTTTACAGAAAATGCACAAAATAGTATGGAAGTGATGTAAACATATTTCTGTCTACTAATAAGATAACTGGATTATTGCTCAgacttatttaaatatctgaGTACTacctgaaaaagaaaaaaaagaacaaagctcttcacatatttaaataatttaagaagCAAACAAAATACTTTTTTGAAACATCAGTTAATATCAAGAGCGTACTTATCGGATGTGAAAtgatattatgtaaaatacaGTAATATCTCGAATCATTGGCATCATGcttatattgttaaattttaaacatttcttttgaaatttttgcTCTCATAGATCTATGTAATCTTACGTGCTAAATTAGACATTGATGATTTATGTGTAATGATTTGTTTTTGATTTAtagtattttgtaaaatttgaaaagtagATCATATAatctcatttaattttaataatacgataaaaagtTCGAGAACCGAAAGAAACAATCTTGTATATTGTATAAGATAGaagttattttcaaaaaaaaaaaaaagaaaaagaaataaaaaaaagaaaaaatattttgttaggATTTATGATGTAACATCGgatatataagaattaaaataacatttgtttttaaaaatttattgccTTCAATAATGTTTTTCGATCAATcggttttgttttttaacaaTGTACTTTTGTAGtacattataaatatcgatcatAAGTACAAGTTTATCACAGTGCTTAAGcattttatttagttataagaaataaaatggaatttccaataaaacattgatatacatattaaatcaATTTGCAAACAAAATGTAAGCTGATAgcatttaaacaattttatgaaatttgtataaagTTACGTATAACTTTTAGAGATAGCCAGAATGTATTGTTGGAAATACCTATTACTTCTTTTACACCATATTAACTGTAAAATCCGATGCTACGCTAGCTTGGGATATTAAAACTTCTATTTTACTAGTGTATATACTATGAAAAGTTGatgaaaaatacataaaaagttttctacttgaataatattttttcttatttacctacatatacgtacaatgTAGAAAATTCATCACACAAATGACTTTCAAATCAATCTAGTAGATACTTTTGAATTTATCgctaaaaattctaaaaaaacttaaaaaataataattaaatagataaatagtcGACAAGTTTCATTTGAATGAATACGAGCATTAGCTATGATGCATCTGCGCAGTCTTTGATCTTGCATCATCAAAGTTCTAAACGCTAGTAGGAAAAACTACAATTTTTATAGTGAAAGCTggtaatttaattgaaaagaaatgtcgagaaaaaaatctaatatcaTACTTTTACATCAAAATTATTCaagtataattattcttaaaaactaatgtttaaaaaaagatatatataaaaattgtattgtaCTTTAATCTCTGTATATAGATCCTATTAGTTCCCTATTTTCTCACATGGCGTGATCGTCGATCTTCTCAATGTGAACCGTGCGTTATATGTTGCAATACGAAATCAATATTCAACTGACTTCTAGAGAGAGGTATGCGTTGCGCACGAACGtcaaaatcgaataaatagtCGTCTGCAGTAGCAGCCGAAGTGGATGTCCGCAGACGTGATAACACGAGTAATCGGAGTGGCCGACGAtcataagtttttttttcttttccctccttATCATAAACGTGTTCGAGTTTACGTGTAGTTGGTTCGGAAGTTTTAGAATTTCCACCGATGATCATCAAATCGCAGACGGGGATTTCTGAAGGAGCCGTGTGGCGGCGAACAAAGCCGCCCTTACAAATTTAAAGAAGGAATGACGCTGGAGAATCCTTTTTTTGTCGTCAAAGAGTAAGTTCcattcaaaattaaatatcattattcaAAATCTACGAAAAAAGGTAGaacagaaacaaaagaaaacaaaaaacattaGCAAAGTATGGCGCTTTGATTTGACAGCTAGACACGAATAGAATGTCACGTTCTTTTGTTTAAGAAGAGTTAATCAGATTATTGGAGTACTTATCAAGATTCTTGCCTTTgttaaacataattattttatcgatatatcaaAAAGTTGTATATTGCGTGCAAATgtcatagaaataaatgtcagAGATTCTTGTCAAGGTTTACAACAAAATGTGATGTTGTTTTTTGACAAATAGCTGATATTACATGGACTGTGACCATGTAATGATTATGTGCAATCGATTTACGAACATTGCTTCCAATGATGTGAACAATCGACGATATTGCATACGaatgttatatttttgatttaacTTAATAAGcccaaaattatatatatatatacatgaaagaaataataagtcatgaaataatgatgattctttttaaatggCAAATTCAAActaatacatagaaaaaaaaatattgttagaaATTgatgaaagattttatttatactatgATATAAcctaaagataattttttataatcggtCTATACAAAACCCATGGCTTATTTATTTCAGCGAGGTTTGCAAGGCACTAAATAAGAATCGTGGTTTATACGGCCGCTGGACGGAATTACAAAATGTCGTTACTAGTCCTACAATAAACGGTGGAGGGGGGATTCCGATTTCGCGCGAAGAATTGGATTGGACAACAACAGAGTTGCGAAAAGCGCTACGCTCGATCGAGTGGGATCTCGATGATCTAGAAGACACTATTTATATCCTTTAATacttattcgatattatctacattaattataatgatttttagAGATAAgctctaataatttatttgacaaAAGAATGATTATagttttttgaatattttaatatttatttttgtatgagaaagatataaaaacatgtttattaaaaaaggttttgttaatgttttatatatatatatatatatatatatatatatatatatatatattatacatatatattagaatttacattgatttattcaaaaattttctttagattcgaaataatttttagatcgatgagttcgatatattttgaaatgatttcgattatatccttaatatatagaaatttatacgTATCGTAGAGAAAAACCCAACGAAATTTAAGATTGATAATAAAGAACTAAGCGTTCAACGAAGTTTTATCGAACAAACGCGGGAAGAAGTGAaggtaaaaaaacaaagttacTAAAAAAGTTAGTTCAAAATCTATATACAAGTTTATGTCCTATCACTTAAGTATGAAGAGAAATGAGACGCCTTTAACGTGTTTGTTTGTTATAGATTATGAAAGATAAGATGAATTTAAGTAGGGGCAGGGACCGTGATAGCACGGCAAGACAGGTACgtaaaaagttaatatttgattttaaaaaatcatactttttttttataaatagttgTGAACCACACTTTAGTTTCATGAGGTCAACGCTTAGCTTAAATATCTATTCACAATATAAAGCTGTCTTGATTAGTTATCTTATCAATGATGGCaagattatcgatattatctttctttgaaaatgtaatttttttattatgatgaaaaatcttttaaattctatattcatatatttattatatttatttaaaatacatattatataataaatatctaccaTTTATTAagttagataattttttatctattccaTTCACAAGCATAAATGTTATTAACACAAAGAATTTACTATAggttatataatgtataattagttaaaaagaaaagtgaaagaatggtaaaattaagttttatatcatttaattaatttgattgtTCGAAATGCACCAATCAACGATTAGATTCATactgtacatatttatatgaacTTCCTATCAAATATAGTTAGGTCATATTTACTGTGATTGGTTCCATGATGTGCCTATAGTATTGTTCCACTATTGTCTAAATTAACAGAGATCGATACATGTAATTGTCAATAAAAagacgatatatataaattctatggaaattgttgtttataataaagttaaataatcattaagaaatataatgagtttacatgtaataaataagtaataataaaagaaaacaatttaatctatttatatatgt
This window of the Vespula vulgaris chromosome 1, iyVesVulg1.1, whole genome shotgun sequence genome carries:
- the LOC127063845 gene encoding mucin-5AC → MKLRHLIFTVFTYVFVYSGQIYSVNSVDPAAVKNDFTTQTVYGFLDFTTTIGNTVMVFSPQSSPPEGEKTKSTGPAIQTKPAEKKPIPDIQPSKTHKPNNQGETKKQAQKSSKVVVNSVVQQNIISSSEDKQKQIIKSDVSSHTPVKATTVNPVTSSVVQVQSKEEILGVKNNLAEPEYDYLSKQPTEVIDETYKLINLKPSSKIASKPRSAARREKENPTGLVTKLGGTIVKDGLTTVHETSVIGTYINGKYAQVLQSSSRIIVGTSSNLEGKIRPSNTLRILKTIGPQHGKLKPQLEPTPTSQQEESSLPLEILFSAPAGSSVRTTRRHSSANANRPKYRSKTSEDYDNAEVQPRTSTKQRATTARPNYKNRVQNEGKSSTTTQEPQTTRRRTSFRPSNQANSSSRQTNKQKNQQPQQQQQITSTSPLPKLKLPRTQGRWSYKTTPKPRIAIRKQVDEDDLRVSTETIITEQASTPGDDKASSSTSVGVVTTTTTAITSNGQRKTPETSLSNEELDPSESEDVPNVSVQDQIQADQTLPIETLNVEISTAANLNDVYFEIATIKSPYTFQVGTLRNTRYITVTSTMKKSFAVPEPTSTLPMTEPLTENILANTGAAYETSLPLDSSVATLPAISLDPGQVTPPLETLTETFSTTQTLLKTHLLPVIHDGNTTRLTLVQTYNIARSVTATKTLPPMEIYQFIPSKTLNEFNSKLEEAGSELHLELDFGDEDRDDEDIPKRIVAPSSDVYSELDLFRSVTPTKVKSDTPTTSSAEPQLSLEQAQQLALLKYFGQPQQQVITTSRPIVVLETVYESHVIPIVNNGNTHYSTLSRPVATVPRTSYEYSTSTIPPVLPPPIPQVPLFPQQQPQFTVTSAPLVTQTLVTVSDSRVLKLTFGAKTAYTTLFSTKVVPTELTTYVTSTIPLQPTIPAFPGYYPPPVGYPPFPYVG
- the LOC127070989 gene encoding histone chaperone asf1, which codes for MAKVQLANVAVLDNPSPFLNPFQFEVTFECIEDLKEDLEWKMIYVGSAESEEFDQVLDTIYVGPIPEGRHMFVFQADPPDVSRIPVNDALGVTVVLLTCSYRGHEFVRVGYFINNEYTDPELRENPPPQPQFDKVQRNILGDKPRVTRFKINWDDGASSTENSVPEGMEAPNLEETSQDAPTSTLGFTENAQNSMEVM